GAACTTAGCGAACTACTTAATATGTCAACGCACATTGATGCTTTGATTAGAAACATGATTGAAGCTAATGGCATAGATTTTAATTCAGATGATCTTAAAAGCTATAAAGATAAGAGGGAACGAGTTTATGAGCAAATTTTAAAAATAGAGAAAGAAACAGAGGACAAGTAAAATGCCTCATCAAAAAGCATTGATAAATGCTAGAGCTAGGGTTGAAAAATATCAGAAATGTGAGAAAGAAAAAAAAGATTTAATGGATATAAGGAAGTTAGCAGAAAGTATTAAAGATGCAAAAAAACTAGTAGAATATATTGAATTTAACGACGAAAAAATTAATGATACGATAGTAAAAAAAGCAAAAACACTTTATGCTGATTTAGAAAGTATTTATTTGTCTAAATCAATAACAGAGCAGAAATATCATGATTTTAATAGAGGTATTGAAAAAATAGCGAACCTTGCTGAATATGCTGGAAAAAAGGAGGATGAAAGGAATGATGAGGACTGTGTTGGCACCGGATGTTGTAATGATTAATTTTGAATTTGAATCAATCAAAAAAGAAATAAAAAGTATATTTAATAAAGCTTATCTAGTTACTGAATCTTGTGATTATGTTAGTTTTGTTGATAATAATTCAAACTATAATATAGATATTGATGATTTTGGGAAGATAGATTGTTTCTCTATTAGTTCTGATTATTTTCCGTCAAAAGAAGTTGAGCAGGTTAAAAATATTTTTAAAGAAAAATTCGCTATTAAATATAACAGGTGCATACAAGTGAATGTGTAAAAATTATTTATGGTTGTATTTACTGGGGGTTTTTGCAGTAGTTCTATTTTTCCCTATAGTTATAATGATTTTGATGAAACTTTTAATGGAAATTGGATATATTGTAGGCATCAAAGTTTTTTTATTCGAGATTAGAAATGCAGATAGCATAAGCATGGAGAATTTTATTTATTATTGGATTACGTTAATTGGAATTGAATGTGCAAGCATAATTGCTTGGTATTTATATAAACTAGATAAAAATGAAAAAATTAAGAGAGAGTTACCTAAATATAATAGTGCAATTTATTTTTTGATGGAAAATTTAAATAAAAATAGAAATGAAATGGGAACCATAAGAAATGGCTATAGCCTTTTTGATATATTGGAAAAAAATTATGATAGAAACATTGATTCATATATAAACTATATTGATACTGAGGGTGTTTCAGATAACCTAAAATGCTTAAAGCTCATAGAGTGGAAGGAAGAGTGTCAACTAACAGAAGAAATTGAAAGTGTTTATTCCATTTTGTTTAAGTTCAAAAGTTGTGGGAACAGAATTGAAAAAGATAGGTATAAAAATTTAAAGAAAAATATTGATAAATGCATAGAAGCAATTAATAATTATAATATAAGAGGTAGCAATTGAAAAGCAACTCAAATCTGAGTTGCTTTTTTCTATCCAAAAACATTAACAATATAAGCCGATGGCAATCCTGACAAAACCAAAACACGCTCTTGATCCAATCCCCACGACAACTTTTCCCTGGCCATAAACCTAAACTTCTCCAGGACAAACGACTCAGCAACTTCAAAATGACTAGCCAAAGAATCCATTGATAAACCTATCTGAGAAGAAATAAAAGACAAAACTTCATCCGTTGGCATCAAAAACTCAGTAGCCCATCTCATCGCTTTCAACTCTTGCCTATTCACATTGGAAGATGCAGCAGAAGAACTAGGGTAGCCATGTGGCAATATATCACCAACAGTAGTGAGATGATGACCAATCTCTTCAGCCAAAACACATTTATATGTACGAGTATCCTCAATGCAAGTATTAATCAGAATGAAACTGCCATCAGTATCGTGTAAATAATACCCATGAATCAAAGGATCCATGGGTACAATAGATAAATCAATATTGTAAAAATCAACTAATGATTCAAGTTCCTCTAAAGTTTTCAATATAATTCATTCCTTTCTATGTGTAATAGTGGCGAAGGAATATAACTTTAGTTCATTATACATCGAACGTACGTTTGGGTCAAGGCTGTTTTTAGCAGATTTAGTATCTAAAATTTTTCAAAAGTATTTTTAAATATTTACTATAATGTTTAAAAGTAGAATCCTTTGGATTCAAGAAACATACAAAATTAACTTGTCCCAAAAGACTTTGAAGATATTTTTTAGGCGGCATATCAATATCTGCATTTGCCATATGATTTAATAGACCAAATTTATTTATGTAATATAGTTGTTGTCTCAATTTTAATCTTTTTCGTTTTGAAACTTGCATTTTCTTGTTAACAACTATGCCAGTAACCATTTGACAAGTATTTTGACGTAATACTCTAGTTTTATCCAAATTTGGTTGAAAACCATTATTTCTCAATATATCATATGCCCATGGTATTAATTTTGAAGGATTAATATTATTTCCAGAGAAAGTGATATCATCTGAATACCTAGAATACCTAACACGCTGACCATCAGTAGATAATAATTCGGCTAAATTAGCTAGCTCATCATCTAGTTTAATGCTTAATAAATTAGATAAGCAAGGGCTAGTTGGAGCTCCTTGAGGCAAAGATCCATTAAGGCAACATAATTCTGAAAGTAGAGTAGCGACTGCTTCATTATAACCTAGTTCTCTAAAAAAATTAAAAACTTTTGAAATCTTGATACTAGGAAAATAACTTTTTATATCCATGCATATCACTACATTTTGATTTTGATGAAACCTAGCATTGTCTTTTATTGAGAAATTTTTTTTATAAGCTTTTGAGTATTTACTAGTTTCAATATTTAGTAAAATTTCATTTAAAATCCATTTTTGAATTTCTTTTAACAATTCAAATGGTTCTGCAATTTTTCTGGTTTTTCCATTTTTCTTTTTTATATCATAATATCTATAGAAATCGTGAGATGAGTTTGAAATAGTATATACGTAGCTGGATTCAATTCCAACTAGTTGTGAAAAGTGAAAGCC
This is a stretch of genomic DNA from Tissierellales bacterium. It encodes these proteins:
- a CDS encoding reverse transcriptase family protein translates to MSFQIELYNESFQDYALKFYNKASLMDLSEEYILECLEYSHKLNSANLPIIYDGFHFSQLVGIESSYVYTISNSSHDFYRYYDIKKKNGKTRKIAEPFELLKEIQKWILNEILLNIETSKYSKAYKKNFSIKDNARFHQNQNVVICMDIKSYFPSIKISKVFNFFRELGYNEAVATLLSELCCLNGSLPQGAPTSPCLSNLLSIKLDDELANLAELLSTDGQRVRYSRYSDDITFSGNNINPSKLIPWAYDILRNNGFQPNLDKTRVLRQNTCQMVTGIVVNKKMQVSKRKRLKLRQQLYYINKFGLLNHMANADIDMPPKKYLQSLLGQVNFVCFLNPKDSTFKHYSKYLKILLKNFRY
- a CDS encoding ImmA/IrrE family metallo-endopeptidase codes for the protein MKTLEELESLVDFYNIDLSIVPMDPLIHGYYLHDTDGSFILINTCIEDTRTYKCVLAEEIGHHLTTVGDILPHGYPSSSAASSNVNRQELKAMRWATEFLMPTDEVLSFISSQIGLSMDSLASHFEVAESFVLEKFRFMAREKLSWGLDQERVLVLSGLPSAYIVNVFG